The Trichoderma asperellum chromosome 6, complete sequence region AGACAGGCAGCCGAGCACCCTATTAGGACTGCAGCAACGCGAGCTATACGGCAGCTTCACTTGTCTCGTTTTGGCCGCGTTCAACCACAAACCAACCCGCAAAGCTTATTGCAATGTGTAATGAAATGAAACCAAAACGGGCTCAGAGCCAAGGATAGCAGCGGCCCAAAACCACCTCCAGCCCGGCAAAGTCTATTCGCCAACCCCGCGCGCCCTTGGAGAAGCAACAGCTCCAGAGCCAGCGGGAATCCGCATTGCCACTAGCttcaccatcaccaacagCCAGCATCGACACCAGCATCACCGTCAGCAGCATGGATTTCGCGCCCGAGGCCTACAACGAGGCCGAGTCCTCCTCGTGGCTCATCTGCCATACCTGCGGCACGCAGTTTCCAACCGCGGACCGCGCCGTCGTCAAGACGTGCCATGTCTGTGACGATCCTCGCCAATATGTCCCCCCCTCGGGCCAATCCTTCACGACCATGGCCGAGCTCCGTGATTCGAATCATCACAATGACTTCAAGCCCTATGAGCACGACGAGCGCATCATTTCAATCCACACGTGCCCAAAGTTCGCCATCGGCCAGCGCGCCATGTTGATTCGCACACCCGAGGGGAATGTTCTATGGGACTGCGTCTCGTACATAGACGCCGAGACGATAGACAAGGTGAACAAGCTGGGAGGCATTAAAGCCATCGTCGTCAGCCATCCTCATTTCTATAGCTCGCACATTCAATGGGCGAGAGCGTTTCAGTGCCCAGTGTATATTTCATCTGAAGACTTGCGCTGGACAACCACGCCGTCAGCACATCGCAGGGCTCTCACGGAAACGGAGACAGAAATCATACCTGGCGTCAAGGCCATTAAGCTGGGCGGACATTTCCCGGGCTCCTCAGTGCTGCTGTTTGATGGACGGCTGTTCATTGCAGATACGCTCATGACAACTGCGGCAGGCTTAGGAAAGTGGGATATAGACGCCTTGGGAGCCAAACGAGAGAAGCCTCCTGGGTTGACTTCGTTTTCGTTCTTGTGGAGCATCCCGAATTACATCCCGCTGAGTGCAGATGTGATACACAAGATGTGGGTGATTCTCAAGAACTACAACTTTAGAGCAACGCATAGCATTTTTGAGGGCATCGACATTGAGGATGAAGCGGTGAAAGCGAAAGTGCTGGAGAGCATGAAGTTCCAGACTAGGGCAATGGGCTACACGGCGCATCCACTTTTGAATGAGACGCTGTGATGTGATGGGCATTACTTGGCCAAATGTAACACACGTATGCATTGTAACACTAGCATCAGAGATATCATTCATCACCTGATTAGAGACACGTATGTTAATCATTCAtgatatgttttttttatcatCTCTGGGTTGTATTGTAAATGTTGAAGCAAAATGTA contains the following coding sequences:
- a CDS encoding uncharacterized protein (EggNog:ENOG41), with the translated sequence MDFAPEAYNEAESSSWLICHTCGTQFPTADRAVVKTCHVCDDPRQYVPPSGQSFTTMAELRDSNHHNDFKPYEHDERIISIHTCPKFAIGQRAMLIRTPEGNVLWDCVSYIDAETIDKVNKLGGIKAIVVSHPHFYSSHIQWARAFQCPVYISSEDLRWTTTPSAHRRALTETETEIIPGVKAIKLGGHFPGSSVLLFDGRLFIADTLMTTAAGLGKWDIDALGAKREKPPGLTSFSFLWSIPNYIPLSADVIHKMWVILKNYNFRATHSIFEGIDIEDEAVKAKVLESMKFQTRAMGYTAHPLLNETL